In Blastopirellula sp. J2-11, a single genomic region encodes these proteins:
- a CDS encoding FAD-binding and (Fe-S)-binding domain-containing protein gives MDPERERIRADLRGVIDCEVLCDDLSLQMYATDASIFEIKPLAVVRPRRAQEVVACVRYANENQIPVHARGAGSGLAGESLGSGIVIDFAHALRRVVEYGDQTVRVQPGVILAQLNRQLAESGKIFGPDPANRAIATMGGVISVDASGSHWLLHGSARDHVESLQVILANGDLVEFGEEPIETALQGDSERARICAGLVDILQRNKALIEKHAPATAVNRAGYQLGGVLENGILDVSKLLVGSEGTLGLITEAKLRISPKIKHRGLVLLFFEKLDLAAKAAIEIPALGASACDLLDRRVLAIARETDRRYFNLIPTEAEAMLLVEIPGESTTEVQDRLNQTVDRIRRRRRWAFHAIVTTSPEEVGVYWELARRIAPILYRLKGTTRPLPYLEDLAIPPNRLPEFLTTTQNVLKKHHVTASLFAHAGQGQLHIRPLLNLADPEDVARLERVASDLYEEALAIHGTISGQNGDGLSRTPYLERQFGPLYAVFQEIKRLFDPVGILNPGKKIVTTTRPLETLIRPLSAVAQSEAGDAQPVRRGIRDEELTLAWTTEEMGAAVRACNGCARCRTSGADARMCPIFRFEPKEEASPRAKANLLRGVMTGHIAPEEMATEPFRRIVDLCVNCHQCRIECPATVDIPKIVTEVKAQYYETNGLSFSDSVLARIDRWAAWGHFFRPLANWAIRNRGARWLMEKFFGIAQGRKLPLFARRSFLRLAQRRRLSRPTRRSGRKVLFFVDMYANLFDPQLAEALVSILEHNGVAVYVHLGQTVSGMPAIALGATPPAKKLAQQNLRLLAEAVRQGYEIVATEPSAVMCLKHEYRQLLGSEEADLVASGTTEACHYIWGLHQSGELNLDFRPLHVSVGYHTPCHIRALYEESAGARLLKLVPGLQLRLIEKGCSGMAGAFGLSKKNFRSSLRAGWDMISSLRDPQIQIGSSECSACKMQMEQGTAKSTVHPLKLLAASYGLGPGLDQLVARAPHELTIS, from the coding sequence ATGGATCCGGAACGGGAACGAATCCGAGCTGATCTGCGCGGCGTGATCGACTGCGAAGTCCTCTGCGACGACCTGTCGTTGCAGATGTACGCGACCGACGCCAGCATTTTTGAGATCAAGCCGCTGGCGGTGGTCCGACCGCGCCGCGCGCAAGAGGTTGTCGCGTGCGTTCGTTACGCCAACGAAAATCAGATCCCAGTCCATGCTCGCGGCGCCGGCAGCGGTCTGGCCGGCGAATCGCTAGGAAGCGGCATCGTCATTGATTTCGCACATGCGCTGCGGCGCGTGGTCGAATATGGAGATCAGACGGTTCGGGTGCAACCGGGCGTGATCCTGGCGCAACTCAATCGCCAACTCGCCGAGTCTGGAAAGATCTTTGGCCCGGATCCCGCAAATCGTGCGATCGCGACGATGGGCGGCGTGATCTCGGTCGACGCGAGCGGCAGTCACTGGTTGCTGCATGGTTCGGCTCGCGATCATGTCGAAAGCCTGCAGGTCATTCTCGCCAATGGAGATCTGGTTGAGTTTGGCGAAGAACCGATCGAGACCGCGCTGCAAGGCGATTCTGAACGTGCCCGCATTTGCGCCGGCCTGGTCGATATCTTGCAGCGCAATAAGGCGCTGATCGAAAAACATGCTCCGGCGACCGCCGTCAATCGAGCCGGGTACCAACTGGGCGGAGTGCTGGAAAATGGAATCCTCGACGTCTCCAAGTTGCTGGTCGGATCGGAAGGAACGCTCGGCCTGATCACCGAGGCGAAGCTCCGCATCTCTCCCAAGATCAAGCATCGCGGCCTGGTGCTGCTGTTTTTTGAGAAGCTTGATCTGGCGGCGAAAGCGGCGATCGAGATTCCGGCGCTTGGCGCATCGGCTTGCGATCTGTTGGATCGCCGTGTGTTAGCGATTGCCCGCGAGACCGATCGACGCTACTTCAATTTGATCCCAACCGAAGCGGAAGCGATGCTGCTGGTCGAGATACCCGGCGAGAGCACGACCGAAGTGCAGGATCGCTTGAACCAGACGGTCGATCGAATTCGCCGCCGTCGTCGTTGGGCGTTTCATGCGATTGTGACCACTTCGCCAGAAGAAGTTGGCGTTTACTGGGAGTTGGCGCGACGCATCGCGCCGATTCTTTATCGGCTGAAGGGAACGACCCGGCCGCTTCCCTATTTGGAAGATCTCGCGATTCCGCCGAATCGGCTGCCGGAATTTTTAACGACCACCCAAAACGTGCTGAAGAAACATCACGTGACCGCGTCGCTGTTCGCGCATGCTGGCCAAGGGCAGTTGCACATTCGCCCGCTGCTAAATCTGGCCGATCCGGAAGATGTCGCGCGGTTAGAGCGGGTTGCGTCGGACTTGTACGAAGAAGCGCTGGCGATTCACGGTACGATCAGTGGACAAAACGGCGATGGACTAAGCCGCACTCCTTATCTCGAACGCCAGTTCGGTCCGCTTTACGCCGTGTTCCAAGAGATCAAGCGGTTGTTTGACCCGGTTGGAATCTTGAATCCCGGCAAGAAGATCGTCACGACGACGCGGCCGTTAGAAACCTTAATTCGCCCACTTTCGGCAGTCGCCCAAAGCGAAGCCGGCGATGCGCAGCCGGTCAGACGCGGGATTCGAGATGAAGAGCTGACCTTGGCTTGGACGACCGAGGAAATGGGCGCCGCCGTACGTGCGTGTAACGGCTGCGCACGCTGCCGCACCAGCGGCGCGGATGCGCGGATGTGCCCGATCTTTCGGTTTGAGCCGAAAGAAGAAGCGTCTCCACGCGCCAAAGCAAATCTGCTGCGCGGCGTGATGACGGGCCATATCGCGCCCGAAGAGATGGCGACCGAGCCGTTTCGGCGAATCGTCGACTTATGCGTTAACTGTCATCAATGCCGGATCGAATGTCCGGCGACGGTTGATATTCCGAAGATCGTTACTGAAGTTAAAGCGCAGTACTACGAAACGAACGGGCTGTCGTTCAGCGACTCGGTCTTGGCGCGGATTGATCGTTGGGCGGCGTGGGGGCACTTTTTCCGACCGCTCGCCAATTGGGCGATCCGCAATCGGGGCGCACGCTGGTTGATGGAAAAGTTTTTCGGCATCGCTCAAGGTCGCAAGTTGCCGCTGTTCGCCCGCCGATCTTTTTTGCGACTGGCGCAGCGCCGGCGCTTGAGCCGTCCGACGCGGCGGAGCGGGCGCAAGGTTTTGTTCTTTGTCGATATGTACGCCAACTTGTTCGATCCGCAATTGGCCGAAGCGTTGGTCTCAATCCTCGAACACAACGGCGTCGCCGTCTATGTTCACTTGGGGCAAACCGTCTCCGGCATGCCGGCGATCGCGTTGGGAGCGACGCCGCCGGCGAAGAAGTTAGCCCAGCAAAATCTTCGCTTGCTCGCTGAAGCGGTTCGACAAGGCTACGAAATCGTCGCGACCGAACCTTCGGCGGTGATGTGTCTCAAGCATGAATATCGCCAACTGTTAGGAAGCGAAGAGGCCGATCTGGTCGCCTCCGGTACGACCGAGGCTTGCCACTACATTTGGGGGCTGCATCAAAGCGGCGAGCTGAATCTTGATTTCCGTCCGCTCCATGTGTCGGTTGGCTATCATACTCCTTGCCACATTCGCGCGCTATACGAAGAATCGGCTGGCGCACGCTTGCTAAAGCTGGTGCCTGGCTTGCAGTTACGCTTAATTGAAAAAGGGTGTTCCGGCATGGCGGGAGCGTTTGGCCTGTCGAAAAAGAACTTTCGCAGCAGCTTGCGAGCCGGCTGGGATATGATTTCTTCATTGCGTGATCCGCAAATCCAAATCGGATCGTCGGAATGCAGCGCGTGTAAGATGCAAATGGAGCAGGGGACCGCTAAGTCGACGGTTCATCCCCTTAAACTGTTGGCCGCCTCGTATGGACTAGGGCCAGGGCTCGACCAGTTGGTGGCCCGGGCGCCGCATGAATTGACGATTTCGTGA
- a CDS encoding MoaD/ThiS family protein, with the protein MRVCVKLFAAVRDIAGDEKIELEVSGDADIAEVRAAMIAKWPSLEPYARFLNFAVNQTYATAITRVAADDEIACIPPVSGG; encoded by the coding sequence GTGAGAGTTTGCGTCAAATTGTTCGCCGCGGTGCGTGACATTGCCGGGGACGAAAAAATCGAATTGGAAGTTTCCGGCGACGCCGATATCGCCGAAGTTCGCGCTGCGATGATCGCCAAGTGGCCGTCGTTGGAGCCGTATGCCCGGTTTTTGAATTTTGCGGTGAATCAGACGTACGCAACGGCCATAACTCGCGTCGCGGCTGATGATGAGATTGCTTGCATTCCGCCGGTGAGCGGCGGCTAA